A part of Halostella limicola genomic DNA contains:
- a CDS encoding class 1 fructose-bisphosphatase — MSTVQREDVAEAVFDAVAATAPEIRDGLRGRRETVGSENASGEEQLAADLWADKVLAHTITGIDGVGQFVSEERDEVEDCGTGLSVALDPLDGSSNLETNNLMGTIVGVYDADLPAKGRDMVAAAYVLYGPISTMVTAVEGTVTEYEIVDGERQPIERDLTLPEDPIVYGFGGGVDKWTDAFESFAEEIAEELKLRYGGALVGDVNQVVGYGGMFSYPALQSRSEGKLRLQFEGNPIGYIVESAGGRSSDGERSLLDVEPDRLHQRVPVHVGNVELIDRLEAALD, encoded by the coding sequence ATGAGCACCGTCCAGCGCGAGGACGTCGCGGAGGCGGTGTTCGACGCGGTCGCCGCGACCGCGCCGGAGATCCGCGACGGCCTCCGCGGGCGGCGCGAGACGGTCGGGTCGGAGAACGCGAGCGGCGAGGAGCAACTCGCCGCGGACCTGTGGGCCGACAAGGTGCTCGCCCACACTATCACCGGCATCGACGGCGTCGGCCAGTTCGTCAGCGAGGAGCGCGACGAGGTCGAGGACTGCGGTACGGGCCTCTCGGTGGCGCTCGACCCGCTCGACGGCTCCTCGAACCTGGAGACGAACAACCTGATGGGGACCATCGTCGGCGTGTACGACGCCGACCTCCCCGCGAAGGGGCGCGACATGGTCGCCGCGGCGTACGTCCTCTACGGACCGATCTCGACGATGGTGACCGCCGTCGAGGGGACCGTCACGGAGTACGAGATCGTCGACGGCGAGCGCCAGCCGATCGAGCGGGACCTGACGCTGCCCGAGGACCCAATCGTGTACGGCTTCGGCGGCGGCGTCGACAAGTGGACGGACGCGTTCGAGTCGTTCGCCGAGGAGATCGCGGAGGAGCTGAAGCTGCGCTACGGCGGCGCGCTGGTCGGCGACGTGAACCAGGTCGTCGGCTACGGCGGGATGTTCTCCTACCCCGCGCTCCAGTCCCGCTCCGAGGGGAAGCTCCGCCTCCAGTTCGAGGGGAACCCCATCGGCTACATCGTCGAGTCCGCGGGCGGACGGTCCTCCGACGGCGAGCGGTCGCTGCTGGACGTGGAGCCGGATCGGCTCCACCAGCGCGTACCGGTCCACGTCGGCAACGTCGAGTTGATCGACCGGCTGGAAGCGGCGCTGGACTGA
- a CDS encoding class I fructose-bisphosphate aldolase: MIPLTDSDITRDGNVLILAMDHGLEHGPTDFEAVPESLDPETVFDIATHDAVTAMAVQKGVAETYYPSYDDEVNLLAKLNGTSNLWMGEPYSPKNWTVDNALELGASAVGYTVYSGSNHEPKMYEDFRDVQEAAHDEDLPVVMWSYPRGQGLKNDTKDEVIAYGSRIALELGADVAKVKYPGSKEAMEWAVDAAGDLKVVMSGGSKVSDYEFLSSVEAVMDAGGSGLAVGRNVWQRDDPEEILDALEQVIYEGATADAALDR; encoded by the coding sequence ATGATCCCGCTGACCGATTCAGATATCACCCGGGACGGGAACGTACTCATTCTGGCGATGGACCACGGCCTCGAGCACGGGCCGACCGACTTCGAGGCCGTGCCGGAGTCGCTCGATCCGGAGACGGTGTTCGACATCGCGACGCACGACGCGGTGACGGCGATGGCCGTCCAGAAGGGGGTCGCGGAGACGTACTACCCGTCGTACGACGACGAGGTGAACCTGCTCGCGAAGCTGAACGGGACGAGCAACCTCTGGATGGGCGAGCCGTACTCGCCGAAGAACTGGACGGTCGACAACGCCCTCGAACTGGGCGCGAGCGCGGTCGGGTACACCGTCTACTCCGGGTCGAATCACGAGCCCAAGATGTACGAGGACTTCCGTGACGTACAGGAGGCGGCCCACGACGAGGACCTGCCGGTCGTCATGTGGTCGTACCCGCGCGGACAGGGCCTCAAGAACGACACGAAAGACGAGGTGATCGCCTACGGCTCCCGCATCGCGCTGGAGCTCGGCGCCGACGTGGCGAAGGTGAAATACCCCGGCAGCAAGGAGGCGATGGAGTGGGCCGTCGACGCCGCCGGCGACCTGAAAGTCGTCATGAGCGGCGGCTCGAAGGTGTCGGACTACGAGTTCCTCTCCAGCGTCGAGGCTGTCATGGACGCCGGCGGCTCGGGACTCGCGGTCGGCCGAAACGTCTGGCAGCGCGACGACCCCGAGGAGATCCTCGACGCGCTCGAACAGGTCATCTACGAGGGAGCCACCGCCGACGCCGCCCTGGACCGATGA
- a CDS encoding acyl-CoA carboxylase subunit beta — MKVRIGEAASDEEASAIAAALAEHVGDEVEVYVGQSDEPTATHAVAADGNAAAAEDDLGPTEREEKLREEIADIEAGGPEKYRDRLKEQGKLFVRDRLDLWFGEDGIGFEDGKFANFDAWHPDGTEGSEDDGERLPGDGLLTGAAEFEGRDVHFMANDFTVKAGSMAEKGVEKFLRMQQRALKSGRPVLYLMDSSGARIDQQSGFFANREGIGKYYYNHSMLSGRVPQICVLYGPCIAGAAYTPVFSDFTVMVEGISAMAIASPRMVKMVTGEDIDMQDLGGATVHAEHSGSADLVARDEEHARELVAQLITYLPDSADDDPPRGEPRAPAKSPEGIDAVVPESPNKGYDMADLIERVVDAGSYFPLQERYGPEIITAFARIDGRPIGIVANQPAQRAGAIFPDAAEKAAEFIWKCDAYDIPLLYLCDTPGFMAGSQVEKDAILEKGKKFIYATSSATVPKQTVIARKAYGAGIYAMGGPAYDPEATIALPSGEIGVMGPEAAINAVYRRKIDDIDDEAERERFVEEKREEYRRDIDVHRMASEVVIDEIVPPSTLRDELEARFAFYEDVEKDLPDKKHGTIL; from the coding sequence ATGAAGGTCCGAATCGGCGAGGCGGCCAGCGACGAGGAGGCCTCGGCCATCGCGGCGGCGCTCGCTGAACACGTCGGCGACGAGGTGGAGGTGTACGTCGGCCAGAGCGACGAACCGACGGCCACGCACGCCGTCGCGGCCGACGGGAACGCCGCGGCGGCCGAGGACGACCTCGGCCCGACCGAGCGCGAGGAGAAGCTCCGCGAGGAGATCGCGGACATCGAGGCTGGCGGCCCGGAGAAGTACCGCGACCGCCTGAAGGAACAGGGGAAGCTGTTCGTCCGTGACCGCCTCGACCTCTGGTTCGGCGAGGACGGCATCGGGTTCGAGGACGGCAAGTTCGCCAACTTCGACGCCTGGCACCCCGACGGCACGGAGGGGAGCGAGGACGACGGCGAGCGCCTCCCCGGCGACGGCCTGCTGACCGGCGCGGCGGAGTTCGAGGGCCGCGACGTCCACTTCATGGCCAACGACTTCACCGTCAAGGCCGGCAGCATGGCGGAGAAGGGCGTCGAGAAGTTCCTCAGGATGCAGCAGCGCGCCCTGAAGAGCGGCCGTCCAGTGCTGTACCTGATGGACTCCTCGGGCGCCCGCATCGACCAGCAGAGCGGCTTCTTCGCCAACCGCGAGGGGATCGGGAAGTACTACTACAACCACTCAATGCTCTCGGGGCGCGTCCCGCAGATCTGCGTCCTCTACGGCCCCTGCATCGCCGGCGCGGCGTACACCCCCGTCTTCTCCGACTTCACCGTCATGGTCGAGGGGATCAGCGCGATGGCCATCGCCAGCCCCCGGATGGTGAAGATGGTCACCGGTGAGGACATCGACATGCAGGACCTCGGCGGCGCGACGGTCCACGCGGAGCACTCCGGGAGCGCCGACCTCGTCGCCCGCGACGAGGAGCACGCCCGCGAACTCGTCGCGCAGCTGATCACGTACCTGCCGGACAGCGCCGACGACGACCCGCCGCGGGGCGAGCCGCGTGCCCCCGCGAAGTCGCCCGAAGGCATCGACGCCGTCGTCCCCGAGAGCCCGAACAAGGGGTACGACATGGCGGACCTGATCGAGCGCGTCGTCGACGCGGGGTCGTACTTCCCGCTGCAGGAACGCTACGGTCCGGAGATCATCACCGCCTTCGCGCGGATCGACGGCCGGCCGATCGGCATCGTCGCCAACCAGCCGGCCCAGCGCGCCGGCGCGATCTTCCCGGACGCGGCCGAGAAGGCGGCGGAGTTCATCTGGAAGTGCGACGCCTACGACATCCCCCTGCTGTATCTCTGCGACACGCCGGGCTTCATGGCCGGCTCGCAGGTCGAGAAGGACGCCATCCTCGAGAAGGGCAAGAAGTTCATCTACGCGACCTCCTCGGCGACCGTGCCGAAACAGACCGTGATCGCCCGGAAGGCCTACGGCGCGGGGATCTACGCGATGGGCGGTCCCGCCTACGACCCCGAGGCCACGATCGCGCTCCCGAGCGGCGAGATCGGCGTCATGGGTCCGGAGGCCGCGATCAACGCGGTCTACCGCCGCAAGATCGACGATATCGATGACGAGGCGGAGCGCGAGCGCTTCGTCGAGGAGAAACGGGAGGAGTACCGCCGCGACATCGATGTCCACCGCATGGCGAGCGAGGTCGTCATCGACGAGATCGTACCGCCGAGCACCCTCCGCGACGAACTGGAAGCGCGCTTCGCGTTCTACGAGGACGTGGAGAAGGACCTGCCCGACAAGAAACACGGCACCATCCTGTAG
- a CDS encoding 3-hydroxyacyl-CoA dehydrogenase family protein — MVRELDSIERVGVVGAGTMGSGIAQVAATAGYDVVMRDVEEDFVERGFDSIDDSLGRIVGKGKMDESEADEVRERVTGTTDLDDLADCDLIVEAAIEDMEIKQDIFADLDEVTDEDVVLGTNTSTLSITTIASATERPEQVVGVHFMNPVPVMEGVEVVTGEKTADAAVELAHDFAESLGKTTWESDDKPGFVSNRILMPWINEGIRAFDEGVATKEDIDRGMKLGTNVPMGPLELADHIGLDVCLDATETLHEELGDRYKPAYLLKRKVDAGDLGKKSGNGFYEYD; from the coding sequence ATGGTACGCGAACTCGACTCGATCGAGCGCGTCGGCGTCGTCGGCGCGGGGACGATGGGCAGCGGCATCGCACAGGTCGCCGCGACCGCCGGGTACGACGTCGTGATGCGCGACGTGGAGGAGGACTTCGTCGAACGCGGGTTCGACTCGATCGACGACAGCCTCGGGCGGATCGTGGGGAAGGGAAAGATGGACGAGAGCGAGGCCGACGAGGTCCGCGAACGGGTCACCGGCACCACCGACCTCGACGACCTCGCCGACTGTGACCTCATCGTCGAGGCCGCTATCGAGGACATGGAGATCAAGCAGGACATCTTCGCGGACCTCGACGAGGTCACCGACGAGGACGTCGTGCTGGGGACGAACACGTCGACGCTCTCGATCACGACCATCGCGAGCGCGACGGAGCGGCCCGAGCAGGTCGTCGGCGTCCACTTCATGAACCCGGTGCCGGTGATGGAAGGCGTCGAGGTCGTCACCGGCGAGAAGACGGCGGACGCCGCGGTCGAACTCGCCCACGACTTCGCCGAATCGCTCGGCAAGACGACCTGGGAGTCCGACGACAAGCCCGGGTTCGTCTCCAACCGCATCCTGATGCCGTGGATCAACGAGGGGATCCGCGCGTTCGACGAGGGCGTCGCGACGAAGGAGGACATCGACCGCGGGATGAAACTCGGGACGAACGTCCCGATGGGGCCGCTCGAACTCGCGGACCACATCGGGCTGGACGTCTGTCTCGACGCGACCGAGACGCTCCACGAGGAACTGGGCGACCGGTACAAGCCCGCGTATCTCCTGAAGCGGAAGGTCGACGCGGGCGACCTCGGGAAGAAGTCCGGAAACGGGTTCTACGAGTACGACTAG
- the prf1 gene encoding peptide chain release factor aRF-1, which produces MATPDYELRERIERVRSVESDHTDLLTLAVPPERPLGEVREEIEEDHAEAEYLDADHATQGDRDALDSVRHTLLDYESVPENGLVVYAGDVDGETVSYVFDDLPHPVTEWTYEFDNEFDADPLRGATEAETVDGLVVVERGGAVLGRLRGDDLTVEETLDSQVMGKTKAGGQSAQRFERERERQKHEFFEEVAEEAERAFLGENEVDRVLVGGSEVTADEFLEEEYLDHRLRDKVAGGAFSVEYASEQGLRQLVDRAEQELLDPDQRATRDTLEAFFERVKEGDGEAVYGREATEEALDYGAVDTLIVAETQDVEAITQLEEETDEEGGDAVVVSTDFEDGRRFDEAFGGVGALLRFPIE; this is translated from the coding sequence ATGGCGACACCAGACTACGAACTCCGCGAGCGGATCGAGCGGGTCCGGTCGGTCGAGAGCGATCACACCGACCTCCTCACGCTCGCCGTGCCGCCGGAGCGGCCGCTCGGCGAGGTCCGCGAGGAGATAGAGGAGGACCACGCGGAGGCCGAGTACCTCGACGCCGACCACGCGACGCAGGGCGACCGCGACGCGCTCGACAGCGTCCGCCACACCTTGCTCGACTACGAGTCGGTCCCGGAGAACGGCCTCGTCGTCTACGCCGGCGACGTCGACGGGGAGACCGTCTCGTACGTCTTCGACGACCTCCCCCACCCGGTCACGGAGTGGACCTACGAGTTCGACAACGAGTTCGACGCCGACCCCCTTCGGGGGGCCACGGAGGCGGAGACGGTAGACGGTCTGGTCGTCGTCGAGCGCGGCGGGGCGGTGCTCGGACGCCTGCGCGGGGACGACCTCACCGTCGAGGAGACGCTCGACAGCCAGGTGATGGGCAAGACGAAGGCGGGCGGCCAGTCGGCCCAGCGCTTCGAGCGCGAGCGCGAGCGCCAGAAACACGAGTTCTTCGAGGAGGTCGCCGAGGAGGCCGAGCGAGCGTTTCTCGGCGAGAACGAGGTCGACCGGGTCCTCGTCGGCGGGTCGGAGGTCACCGCCGACGAGTTCCTGGAGGAGGAGTACCTCGACCACCGGCTCCGGGACAAGGTCGCGGGCGGCGCGTTTTCGGTCGAGTACGCCTCCGAACAGGGCCTGCGACAGCTGGTCGACCGGGCGGAGCAGGAGCTGCTCGACCCCGACCAGCGCGCGACGCGGGACACCCTCGAAGCGTTCTTCGAGCGGGTGAAGGAGGGCGACGGCGAGGCGGTGTACGGCCGCGAGGCGACCGAGGAGGCGCTCGACTACGGTGCCGTCGACACCCTGATCGTCGCCGAGACGCAGGATGTCGAGGCGATAACCCAACTGGAGGAGGAGACCGACGAGGAGGGCGGCGACGCGGTCGTCGTCTCGACGGACTTCGAGGACGGCCGGCGGTTCGACGAGGCGTTCGGCGGGGTCGGGGCGCTGCTTCGCTTCCCGATCGAGTGA
- a CDS encoding DUF7409 domain-containing protein: MTEHENPADEADTDDLTDLQFIGDATASVLEEMGVTATDVRRKTVSYRQLVDAGVNPGVATKIRREHSLSWNLDGGGKDLDNRSNTVRGLRDGERSWVAASQSDWQDDGDDSPVRDGDWTPTSGEGSEADGEAADEADGTPVRNGDWSPSATDDDGAVTAEADGSGTAAAAESAWRDRSRPDPVTDLDCVDEADAELLADAGVTSVRRLATSDPYHVADVLLIDEERVVEWRDAAADRIAD; the protein is encoded by the coding sequence GTGACTGAGCACGAAAACCCGGCCGACGAGGCCGATACGGACGATCTGACGGACCTGCAGTTCATCGGCGACGCGACGGCGTCGGTGCTCGAAGAGATGGGCGTGACCGCGACGGACGTCAGACGGAAGACGGTGTCGTACCGACAGCTCGTCGACGCCGGGGTCAACCCCGGCGTGGCGACGAAGATACGCCGGGAACACTCCCTCTCCTGGAACCTGGACGGCGGCGGGAAGGACCTGGACAACCGGTCGAACACCGTCCGGGGGCTCCGCGACGGCGAGCGGAGCTGGGTCGCCGCGAGCCAGAGCGACTGGCAGGACGACGGGGACGACTCGCCGGTGCGGGACGGCGACTGGACGCCGACTAGCGGCGAGGGCTCGGAAGCCGACGGCGAGGCGGCGGACGAGGCCGACGGCACTCCTGTACGGAACGGCGACTGGTCGCCGTCCGCGACCGACGATGACGGCGCGGTCACCGCCGAGGCCGACGGGAGCGGCACCGCGGCCGCAGCGGAGTCCGCGTGGCGCGACCGCAGTCGCCCGGACCCGGTGACCGACCTGGACTGCGTCGACGAGGCCGACGCCGAACTCCTCGCGGACGCCGGCGTCACGTCCGTCCGACGTCTCGCAACGTCCGACCCGTACCACGTGGCGGACGTCCTGCTCATCGATGAGGAGCGGGTCGTCGAGTGGCGCGACGCCGCCGCCGACCGGATCGCGGACTGA